One part of the Dyadobacter sp. 676 genome encodes these proteins:
- a CDS encoding outer membrane beta-barrel protein, which produces MNLTAALLLGSGFVHAQAPQPLTGKAKVTGAVLDEKSQPFPFVNILLLQAKDSVLVKGVAADENGRYVFDQVAAGKYLALVSMVGYRKAYSEPFDVKDTPVNLPTVTLKTDTQSLNEVTVVAKKPFIEQEIDRTVVNVENSIVSAGATALEVLERAPGVTVDQQNEQLKLRGKEGVIVQIDGKQTFLSQQELITLLRNTPSDNIEKIELITNPSAKYDAAGNSGIINIKMKRNKNYGTNGNINLGGAWAKYGRANATGTLNHRAGKVSSFISAGAFYNKGFNNNDIYRRIPYEGKVTIFDQKTERINRSEYYNVRAGIDYFATDKTTVGVLVSGFYNDWSNPFGQTNTRILNENLSLQRTFRTNVFNGGKMNNISSNLNLKHQFNDKGKELTFDLDYVHYGGKKKSQLDTRYFNSNGTPDEAATEIVRNDMPSDINIAMAKLDYTQPIGKGKFETGLKSSYVTSDNDMIFETFIDSWQLDPKRSNRFKYTENVNAAYVNYAGALSKKIKYQVGLRAEHTHSIGNSITLNQKRDRNYINLFPSVFLSNQLDTNNVINLSYSRRIDRPNYQSLNPFEFYLDPYTFQRGNPNLKPQYTHSFQLVHVYKNALNTTLAYSRIKDMIADELPQQIASENKTFVTSDNLDNQDNISLTVSFPIPVTKWWQVQANFTGVYNHYKSYYLEQQLEIKQVSWNMYASNQFTLGKGWSAELSGWYNSRQFYGLYRAHPMGMINAGLQKNILNKKGTIRLNVNDIFWTNRFNGTAVYKDIDFKVRSEWPSRQFRLTFTYNFGNQNVKGARQRNTGSDDLQKRAGGN; this is translated from the coding sequence ATGAACCTAACTGCAGCACTGCTGCTGGGTAGTGGATTTGTGCACGCACAAGCTCCCCAGCCACTTACCGGAAAAGCCAAAGTCACCGGCGCGGTGCTGGATGAAAAGTCGCAGCCGTTCCCATTCGTGAATATCCTGCTCCTGCAAGCCAAAGACTCGGTACTTGTAAAGGGTGTTGCCGCGGACGAAAATGGCAGATATGTATTCGATCAGGTTGCTGCCGGCAAGTACCTCGCCCTGGTGTCGATGGTAGGCTACCGGAAAGCATACAGCGAACCCTTCGATGTAAAAGACACTCCCGTAAACCTCCCTACCGTCACACTTAAAACCGACACACAGTCGCTGAACGAAGTCACTGTCGTGGCTAAAAAGCCGTTCATCGAGCAGGAAATCGACCGGACGGTGGTAAATGTGGAAAACAGCATTGTTTCGGCCGGCGCAACTGCATTGGAAGTGCTGGAACGTGCCCCCGGCGTGACCGTCGACCAGCAAAACGAGCAATTGAAATTGCGGGGCAAGGAAGGCGTAATTGTTCAAATCGACGGAAAACAGACCTTTCTGTCCCAACAGGAACTAATCACGCTTCTGCGCAATACGCCGAGCGACAACATTGAAAAAATTGAACTGATCACAAACCCGTCGGCCAAATACGACGCGGCAGGTAACTCGGGGATCATCAACATCAAAATGAAGCGCAACAAGAACTACGGCACGAATGGCAATATCAACCTCGGCGGCGCGTGGGCGAAATACGGCCGTGCCAATGCAACCGGAACACTTAACCATCGCGCGGGGAAAGTGAGTTCCTTTATCAGCGCAGGCGCTTTTTATAACAAAGGATTCAACAACAACGACATTTACCGCCGCATTCCGTACGAGGGCAAAGTGACGATCTTCGACCAGAAAACGGAGCGGATCAACCGGTCGGAATACTATAATGTGCGCGCGGGAATCGATTACTTTGCAACGGACAAAACCACGGTGGGCGTACTGGTTTCAGGGTTCTACAACGATTGGAGCAACCCTTTCGGGCAAACCAACACCCGGATCCTGAATGAGAACCTGAGCCTTCAGCGGACGTTCCGGACCAATGTTTTCAATGGCGGTAAAATGAACAACATCAGTTCCAACCTGAACCTGAAACACCAGTTCAACGACAAAGGAAAGGAGCTGACATTCGATCTCGACTATGTGCATTACGGCGGCAAGAAGAAAAGCCAGCTCGATACGCGTTACTTCAACTCGAACGGAACACCGGATGAAGCTGCGACGGAAATCGTCCGGAACGATATGCCTTCGGACATCAACATCGCGATGGCAAAGCTGGATTACACACAGCCGATCGGCAAAGGAAAGTTCGAAACCGGTTTGAAATCGAGCTACGTAACTTCGGATAATGATATGATTTTCGAAACCTTTATCGATAGCTGGCAACTCGACCCAAAACGGTCCAACCGTTTCAAATACACCGAAAACGTTAATGCGGCCTATGTGAACTATGCCGGCGCATTATCCAAAAAGATCAAGTACCAGGTAGGCCTCCGCGCAGAGCATACGCACTCGATCGGCAACTCGATCACGCTGAACCAGAAACGCGACAGAAACTACATTAACCTGTTCCCCAGTGTTTTCCTGTCGAACCAGCTGGATACCAACAACGTGATCAACCTGTCGTACAGCCGCCGGATCGACCGTCCGAATTACCAGTCGCTGAACCCCTTCGAGTTTTACCTCGACCCATACACATTCCAGCGCGGTAACCCTAATCTGAAACCGCAATACACGCATTCATTCCAGTTGGTACACGTTTACAAAAATGCATTGAATACCACGCTGGCTTACAGCCGCATTAAAGATATGATCGCCGACGAGCTGCCCCAGCAAATCGCTTCGGAAAACAAGACATTCGTAACGTCGGATAACCTCGACAACCAGGATAACATCAGCCTGACGGTCTCGTTCCCCATTCCGGTCACGAAATGGTGGCAAGTGCAGGCGAACTTTACCGGTGTGTACAACCATTACAAGTCATATTACCTCGAACAACAGCTCGAAATCAAGCAGGTTTCGTGGAATATGTACGCCAGCAACCAATTTACTTTGGGCAAGGGATGGTCCGCAGAGCTCTCGGGGTGGTATAATAGCAGACAGTTCTACGGCTTGTACCGGGCCCACCCGATGGGGATGATCAATGCGGGCCTTCAAAAGAATATCCTGAACAAAAAAGGAACGATCCGCCTGAATGTGAACGATATTTTCTGGACCAACCGCTTCAATGGCACCGCGGTGTACAAGGATATCGATTTCAAGGTGCGTTCGGAATGGCCCAGCCGGCAGTTCAGGCTGACCTTCACTTACAACTTCGGTAACCAGAACGTGAAGGGAGCACGCCAGCGCAATACCGGCTCGGATGATTTGCAGAAACGCGCAGGTGGCAATTAA
- the guaA gene encoding glutamine-hydrolyzing GMP synthase: protein MTEQILILDFGSQYTQLIARRVRELNVYCEIHPYNNFPELTPNVKGVILSGSPCSVRDEDSPRIDLNKFRKTIPLLGVCYGAQLLAQELGGDVKPSQHREYGRARLQIDDTDSSLLAGLSESSQVWMSHGDTIVRAPQNFHVIASTESVKVAAFKIEDELTYGIQFHPEVTHTAEGKKLLHNFVVNICGCRQDWTSESFVEHTIEQLRQKLGNDKVVMALSGGVDSTVAATLIHHAIGQNLYCIFVDNGLLRKDEFEQVLHSYQDMGLNIKGVDSKSHFYQSLSGLSDPEAKRKAIGKSFIDIFDQEAHLIEDVKWLGQGTIYPDVIESVSIKGPSATIKSHHNVGGLPDFMKLKVVEPLNTLFKDEVRAVGRTLGIDEKILGRHPFPGPGLAIRILGEITPEKVSILQEVDAIFIGGLRKWDLYKDVWQAGAMLLPVQSVGVMGDERTYERVVALRAVTSVDGMTADWAHLPYDFLAEVSNDIINKVKGVNRVVYDISSKPPATIEWE, encoded by the coding sequence ATGACTGAACAAATTCTGATTTTAGATTTTGGTTCACAGTACACCCAGTTAATTGCACGCAGAGTCCGCGAACTGAATGTTTATTGTGAAATCCACCCATACAACAACTTCCCCGAACTCACTCCCAACGTCAAAGGCGTAATTCTCTCAGGAAGCCCCTGTTCGGTAAGGGACGAAGATTCTCCCCGGATCGATCTCAACAAGTTTCGCAAAACAATACCCCTGCTTGGCGTATGCTACGGCGCGCAGCTACTCGCCCAGGAACTGGGCGGTGATGTGAAACCTTCGCAGCACCGGGAATATGGCCGTGCCCGGCTGCAAATCGATGATACCGATTCCTCGTTACTGGCGGGCTTGTCGGAATCGTCACAGGTGTGGATGTCGCACGGGGACACGATCGTACGCGCACCGCAGAACTTCCACGTGATCGCTTCGACGGAATCGGTGAAAGTAGCCGCATTCAAAATCGAGGACGAGCTGACCTACGGTATTCAGTTCCACCCCGAAGTTACGCATACAGCCGAAGGCAAGAAGCTGCTGCATAATTTCGTGGTGAACATCTGTGGTTGCCGCCAGGACTGGACTTCGGAATCGTTTGTGGAGCATACCATCGAACAGCTCCGCCAGAAACTGGGGAACGACAAAGTAGTGATGGCATTGTCGGGTGGTGTGGATTCGACGGTAGCGGCAACATTGATCCATCACGCGATCGGACAAAACCTATATTGCATTTTCGTAGACAACGGCCTGTTGCGGAAAGATGAATTCGAGCAAGTGCTGCATTCTTACCAGGACATGGGCTTGAATATCAAAGGTGTGGACTCCAAATCGCACTTTTACCAGTCGTTGTCGGGCCTGAGCGATCCCGAAGCGAAACGCAAGGCGATCGGAAAGTCGTTTATCGATATTTTCGATCAGGAAGCGCACTTAATCGAGGATGTAAAATGGCTGGGGCAAGGTACGATTTACCCCGACGTAATTGAATCGGTCTCGATAAAAGGCCCTTCGGCAACCATTAAATCACACCATAACGTAGGTGGTTTGCCGGATTTTATGAAACTCAAAGTGGTTGAACCGCTGAACACCTTGTTTAAAGACGAGGTGAGGGCCGTTGGACGTACGCTTGGCATCGACGAAAAGATCTTGGGCCGTCACCCGTTCCCTGGCCCTGGCCTGGCAATCCGCATTCTCGGTGAAATTACGCCCGAAAAGGTTTCGATTTTGCAGGAAGTGGATGCGATCTTTATCGGAGGGCTGCGCAAATGGGATCTTTACAAAGACGTCTGGCAGGCAGGCGCCATGCTTCTTCCCGTACAAAGCGTAGGTGTAATGGGCGACGAGCGTACCTACGAGCGGGTGGTCGCGCTTCGAGCGGTAACATCGGTCGACGGTATGACAGCCGATTGGGCGCATTTGCCATACGACTTCCTCGCGGAAGTTTCCAACGACATTATCAATAAGGTAAAAGGGGTGAACAGGGTCGTTTACGACATATCTTCCAAGCCACCTGCCACCATCGAATGGGAATAG
- a CDS encoding DUF1328 family protein, whose translation MLRWTVIFLVIAIIAGILGFGGIAAGAAGIAKILFFVFLVLFVLSLLSRGVGRS comes from the coding sequence ATGCTTAGATGGACCGTAATATTTCTCGTCATCGCTATCATAGCCGGGATCCTCGGATTCGGCGGTATAGCAGCAGGAGCAGCCGGAATTGCTAAAATTCTTTTCTTCGTATTCCTCGTTCTTTTCGTGTTGAGCTTATTAAGCCGTGGCGTCGGGCGATCCTGA